The Stigmatella ashevillena genomic sequence CACTTCCGTGAGTCGCAGACCTTCGCCCTGGACGCCCTCTCCAGCTACTCCCAGGGAAGGATCATCCAAGGGGAGATGGAGCGCTTCGGCGCGACGATCAACCTCATCGGGGGCGTCGGGATGTCGGCCGTCGAGGGCATTCGGAGCCTGTTCCGCTCGAGGCCGAGCACGCCCCCCTCCAATGGCGGAGGCGGCTGGTAGCTCGCGGCGCCCCCACCGCGCGGGGTGGCAGGAGACGGCCGGAAGAAGCAACATCGTCTCATGACGCACCTCGCGCCCGCTCGTCCCGTGGTTCTCGTCGGTTCCCGCGGTGACGAGCACGTTTCGCGGCTTGCCCACCGGATGGAAGCGCTGGGCGTGGAAACCTTCGTGGTGGACACGCTCGCCTTCCCGGAGGAGACACGCCTGGCCCTGACGGAGGGCCTCGACGGCATCACCGTGAACGGGCAACCACTCGGAACGCCCGGAGCCGTCTACCTGCGCAGCATCTACACCCACCCCCTCGCCTTTGGCGTGGATGCCCAGGAGGCGATGGACGAGGACTGGCGCACCACGCTGGTCGCCTTCCGCGAGAAGGCCACCCTGCTGAGAGGGCTCCTGGGCCGCTGGGAAGCGCTGGGCGTGCCGTTCTACAACCCCGAGTCCACGGCCTGGCGCCTCCAGAAGCCCCTTCAGCTCGCGCTGCTGGCACAGGCGGGGCTTCCCGTCCCGGAGACGCTCTGGACGAATGATCCCGAGGCGGTGCGCCGCTTCGCCGCCGGTCGGCGCGTGGCCTACAAGCCCGTGGGCGGCGGCGCGGCCACGCAGGAGTTGGGGCCCGAGGACCTCACCGATGACCGCCTCGCCGCGTTGGAGGCCGCTCCCGTCACCTTCCAGGCGTTGATGCCCGGCGAGGACGTGCGCGTCTACGTGCTCGACGGGGAGATCGTCGCCAGCCTGCGCATCCTCTCGCGGGCCATCGACTTCCGGCAGAACGAGGAGCGCGTTGAGTCCTTCGAGTTGCCCCCTGAGGTGGCCCAGCAATGTCTCCGGGCCCTGCAGGTGCTGGGGCTGCGTTGGACGGGGATGGACCTCAAGCGGGACGCCGAGGGAACTTTGCGCATCCTCGAGCTCAACGAGTCCCCCATGTTCCTCGGCTTCGATGCGAGGGCGGGCACGGACATCCTGGGACACCTCGCCCGGGGCCTCGCTCGCGCGGCCCGCACGCCTCGCTCCTGAGCAGGCAGGCACTCAAGGGCCCTGCTCCCGGCAGACCCTTCGAACGCTTTTCAAAAATATCGGGTTTTGCCTTGGCCCAGGGCCAGGCAGGACACACCTTGGGTTCAAGGGCGCGCTGTGGAAAAGAGTGCTGACCCTTATCTTCGTGGGATGGGCCCACGGGATTCTGCCTTCAGGGAGGTTGTCATGAAGCGCGAGAATCAGGAGCAGAAGAACAAGCGGATCAAGGAATTGTTCGTGCAGGATCTCGCCCGCATCGAGGGCAAACAGGGTGTCGCGAGCACAGAGAATGCCTCGGGACCGTTCACCACATTCGCTCTGGCTGAAGAGTCGGGCGCGTAGTCAAGGAAAGACATCCACGCTCGCGGTGTGAGCATGGGACAGACACGGTGGGCAATCCCCACCGGTCTGCCTTGTCCCAATTCCTCCCAGAAACACCTCTCTTTGTGTAGAGTCCCAGCGCTTGGACATCCAGGCCGGGCCGCTCGGCGGG encodes the following:
- a CDS encoding ATP-grasp domain-containing protein codes for the protein MTHLAPARPVVLVGSRGDEHVSRLAHRMEALGVETFVVDTLAFPEETRLALTEGLDGITVNGQPLGTPGAVYLRSIYTHPLAFGVDAQEAMDEDWRTTLVAFREKATLLRGLLGRWEALGVPFYNPESTAWRLQKPLQLALLAQAGLPVPETLWTNDPEAVRRFAAGRRVAYKPVGGGAATQELGPEDLTDDRLAALEAAPVTFQALMPGEDVRVYVLDGEIVASLRILSRAIDFRQNEERVESFELPPEVAQQCLRALQVLGLRWTGMDLKRDAEGTLRILELNESPMFLGFDARAGTDILGHLARGLARAARTPRS